The proteins below are encoded in one region of Acetoanaerobium noterae:
- the recO gene encoding DNA repair protein RecO, with protein MQIETEGIVVKTVKYGEADTILTIVSQKLGKITVFTKASKRVKSPLMSASQIFAYSNFVLTHQSGSYRLQRVELIKNYYKISTDLDKFFYASYFMELSEKLMIEHQTNIKLFNLLKDTLDILLELDTQKLELMRIIYELKILECSGFKPEVLKCANCGIIQLERSRYFSIIEGGIICKDCSSKVKPLMEFDKTTIRFVEYVYSNDMSLAVNAKVSKIILAELKRLLHHYIEEYLGTLNLKSINFIDNY; from the coding sequence ATGCAAATAGAAACAGAAGGTATAGTAGTAAAAACGGTTAAATATGGCGAGGCAGATACAATACTCACTATAGTGAGCCAGAAGCTAGGCAAAATTACAGTGTTTACGAAAGCTTCGAAAAGAGTGAAAAGCCCTCTTATGTCAGCTTCTCAGATATTTGCATATTCAAATTTTGTGTTAACTCACCAATCTGGTTCATATAGACTTCAAAGGGTAGAACTTATAAAAAACTATTATAAAATTTCTACTGACTTAGATAAATTTTTTTATGCCTCTTATTTTATGGAACTATCTGAAAAACTTATGATAGAACACCAAACCAATATAAAATTATTTAATTTATTAAAAGATACACTAGATATACTGCTGGAGCTAGATACTCAAAAGCTAGAGCTTATGCGAATCATTTATGAATTAAAGATTTTAGAGTGCTCAGGTTTTAAACCTGAAGTTTTAAAGTGTGCAAATTGTGGTATCATACAGTTAGAGCGTTCTAGATATTTCAGTATAATTGAAGGTGGAATTATCTGTAAGGATTGCAGTAGTAAAGTAAAGCCTTTGATGGAGTTTGATAAGACAACCATCAGATTTGTAGAGTATGTATATTCTAATGACATGAGCTTAGCTGTAAATGCAAAGGTGTCAAAAATCATACTCGCTGAACTAAAACGACTGCTACATCATTATATTGAAGAATATCTAGGGACATTAAATTTAAAATCTATAAATTTTATTGATAATTATTAA
- the glyQ gene encoding glycine--tRNA ligase subunit alpha, whose translation MNFQQMILKLQEYWSNQGCIIMQAYDSEKGAGTMNPATFLRALGPEPWKVCYTEPSRRPADARYGENPNRLYQHHQFQVIMKPSPDNIQDIYLKSLEAIGINPKEHDIRFVEDNWENPTFGAWGLGWEVWLDGMEITQFTYFQQVGSIDCELESAELTYGLERIALYLQEKNNVYDIDFTDEIKYGEVFKKAEYEHSVYSFELSDKDMLLNMFNTYEKEATRLIDESLVMPAYDYVLKSSHAFNLLDARGAIGVSQRALYIGRVRNMARKIASAYVKQREEMGFPLLKGGDINE comes from the coding sequence ATGAATTTTCAGCAAATGATATTGAAACTTCAAGAATATTGGTCAAACCAAGGCTGTATCATAATGCAAGCGTATGATAGCGAAAAAGGTGCAGGAACTATGAATCCAGCAACCTTTTTAAGAGCACTTGGGCCAGAGCCTTGGAAAGTATGCTATACAGAGCCGTCAAGAAGACCAGCAGATGCAAGATATGGCGAAAATCCGAATAGACTATATCAGCATCATCAATTCCAAGTAATAATGAAGCCATCACCAGATAATATTCAAGATATTTATCTTAAATCACTTGAAGCTATAGGAATTAATCCTAAAGAGCATGATATTAGATTTGTGGAAGACAACTGGGAAAACCCTACCTTTGGAGCATGGGGGCTAGGCTGGGAAGTTTGGCTTGATGGAATGGAAATTACTCAATTTACTTATTTTCAGCAAGTAGGTTCTATTGACTGTGAACTTGAGTCTGCTGAGCTTACCTATGGATTGGAAAGAATAGCTCTATATCTGCAAGAGAAAAACAACGTGTATGATATAGATTTCACTGATGAAATTAAATATGGAGAAGTATTCAAAAAAGCTGAGTACGAGCATTCTGTATACAGTTTTGAGCTATCTGATAAGGATATGCTTCTTAATATGTTCAATACCTATGAAAAAGAAGCTACTAGACTTATTGATGAGAGCCTTGTAATGCCTGCCTATGACTACGTACTTAAATCATCTCACGCCTTTAATTTATTAGATGCAAGAGGAGCTATCGGAGTAAGTCAAAGAGCTCTTTATATAGGAAGAGTTAGAAATATGGCTAGAAAAATTGCTTCAGCATATGTAAAGCAACGTGAAGAAATGGGATTCCCATTACTAAAAGGTGGTGATATCAATGAATAA
- the cdd gene encoding cytidine deaminase, with translation MDNFKLLELAEQAKENAYVPYSKFKVGAALLTKSGKVYTGCNVEVASFGATNCAERTAIFKAISEGETEFEKIAVASSNDDETFPCGICRQVIVEFSKDLKIILGSTSKNIIKEYTIDDLLPHSFTSDDL, from the coding sequence ATGGATAATTTTAAATTACTTGAACTTGCAGAGCAGGCAAAAGAAAATGCCTATGTTCCATATTCAAAATTCAAGGTAGGGGCAGCTCTTCTTACAAAAAGTGGCAAGGTCTATACTGGCTGTAATGTTGAGGTAGCATCTTTTGGAGCAACAAATTGTGCTGAAAGAACTGCTATATTTAAAGCTATATCTGAAGGGGAAACTGAGTTTGAAAAAATAGCAGTGGCTTCTTCAAATGATGATGAAACTTTTCCTTGTGGTATTTGCAGACAGGTTATAGTGGAGTTTAGCAAGGATTTAAAAATAATACTAGGAAGCACAAGTAAAAATATAATAAAAGAATACACTATAGATGATTTGCTACCGCATTCATTTACAAGTGATGATTTATAA
- a CDS encoding DUF4342 domain-containing protein, whose protein sequence is MVTLEKIDQVVDRTGVTYEQARDALNACEGDVIDAIIYLEKSQHSFMENINIKSSEVTDTLKDLLKKGNVTRVLVEKDGEVLLNLPVTVGAIGLVMAPVVAMIGVGAAFVTKYTIKIVKEDGEEIDVNKMTEEKVAEVKKMVDEKMGKKDSADVTEEVIKEEEENKEI, encoded by the coding sequence ATGGTAACATTAGAAAAAATTGATCAAGTTGTAGACAGAACAGGTGTGACATATGAGCAGGCAAGAGATGCGCTTAATGCTTGTGAAGGCGATGTTATAGATGCTATCATCTATTTAGAAAAAAGCCAACACAGTTTTATGGAAAATATCAACATCAAAAGCAGTGAAGTTACAGACACACTAAAAGACCTTCTTAAAAAAGGCAATGTAACAAGAGTTCTAGTGGAAAAAGACGGAGAGGTTTTACTTAATCTTCCAGTTACTGTAGGCGCTATTGGACTTGTTATGGCTCCGGTTGTTGCTATGATAGGAGTAGGAGCAGCTTTTGTAACTAAATATACTATTAAGATAGTAAAGGAAGACGGAGAAGAAATAGATGTAAATAAAATGACAGAAGAAAAAGTTGCTGAAGTAAAGAAAATGGTAGATGAAAAAATGGGTAAAAAAGATTCTGCTGATGTGACTGAAGAAGTAATAAAAGAAGAAGAGGAAAATAAAGAAATTTAA
- a CDS encoding diacylglycerol kinase, whose protein sequence is MEKNTNLIKTFNYAIDGIIYTLKSQRNMKIHYAIAILVLFLTLFLNLSRIEIIAVFFSISLVILSEMFNTAIEKTVDLVTTEYSPLAKIAKDVAAGAVLVSALNSIMVAYLVFFDRLNPSTLSLLIKIKNQDVHVTIIGIIITLLFVVAGKTLSPKGSHVQGGVVSGHAALSFALATSIGYISENALVATLSFMLALLVAQSRIEGRIHTLREVIYGGILGILVITLLFKVVF, encoded by the coding sequence TTGGAAAAAAACACAAACCTCATAAAAACATTTAACTATGCTATTGATGGTATAATATATACTCTAAAAAGCCAAAGAAATATGAAGATTCACTATGCAATAGCAATATTGGTGTTATTTCTTACGCTTTTTTTGAACTTGAGCCGAATAGAAATTATAGCAGTGTTTTTTTCTATTTCACTTGTCATCTTGTCCGAAATGTTCAACACTGCCATAGAAAAAACTGTGGATTTAGTAACGACAGAATACAGTCCCCTTGCTAAAATAGCAAAGGATGTAGCCGCTGGAGCTGTACTTGTTTCTGCACTTAACTCTATTATGGTAGCGTATTTAGTATTCTTTGACAGATTAAATCCCTCTACCTTATCTTTATTAATCAAGATAAAAAATCAAGATGTCCATGTGACTATTATAGGTATAATTATTACTCTGCTTTTTGTCGTGGCAGGAAAAACACTTTCACCTAAGGGAAGCCATGTACAAGGTGGAGTAGTAAGTGGTCATGCAGCATTATCTTTTGCACTAGCCACATCAATAGGATATATTTCTGAAAATGCGTTAGTAGCAACTCTTTCGTTTATGCTAGCTTTATTAGTAGCTCAGAGCAGAATAGAAGGGAGAATTCACACCTTAAGAGAAGTGATTTATGGAGGAATTTTAGGAATCCTTGTTATAACACTATTGTTTAAGGTAGTTTTTTAA
- the era gene encoding GTPase Era encodes MMKNNSSKKNFKSGFVSIIGRPNVGKSTLMNSLVGEKIAIMSDKPQTTRNQIRAIYNDDEMQIVFMDTPGIQKPQNRLGDYMLKVSHSSMRDTDVILFVVDDSKSIGKKDSDIIETLKTNKSKKILAINKIDKLSKEELMVLINMYSKIGIFDEIVPVSALKGTNNDTLIKVLAKYMEAGPLYFPVDMITDQPEKVLVSEIIREKLLMYTDQEIPHGIAVDIEAMKKRKDKDIIDISAVIYCERESHKKIIIGSQGRKIKGIGKAAREELEMILGSKIFLELWVKVKENWRDRENYIRSFGYEDK; translated from the coding sequence ATGATGAAAAATAACTCAAGTAAAAAGAATTTTAAATCTGGATTTGTAAGTATTATAGGAAGGCCTAATGTAGGGAAATCTACATTGATGAACTCTCTAGTCGGAGAAAAAATTGCTATCATGAGCGATAAACCTCAAACTACTAGAAATCAAATCAGGGCTATTTATAACGATGATGAAATGCAGATAGTATTTATGGATACACCAGGAATCCAAAAGCCCCAAAACAGACTAGGCGATTATATGCTCAAGGTCTCACATTCATCTATGAGAGATACTGATGTAATATTATTTGTGGTGGATGATTCAAAATCTATAGGCAAAAAAGATTCAGATATAATTGAAACCTTAAAAACAAACAAATCAAAAAAAATACTAGCTATAAATAAAATAGATAAGCTTTCAAAGGAAGAACTGATGGTCCTTATCAACATGTATTCAAAAATAGGCATATTTGATGAGATAGTACCAGTATCTGCTCTTAAGGGAACTAATAACGACACCTTAATAAAAGTGCTTGCAAAGTATATGGAAGCTGGACCTCTTTATTTTCCAGTAGATATGATTACTGACCAGCCTGAGAAGGTTCTAGTTTCAGAAATAATAAGAGAAAAGCTGCTTATGTATACTGATCAAGAAATTCCTCATGGAATAGCAGTTGATATAGAAGCGATGAAAAAGCGTAAGGATAAGGATATAATTGATATTTCTGCTGTGATTTATTGCGAAAGAGAATCTCATAAGAAAATAATAATTGGAAGTCAGGGAAGAAAAATTAAAGGAATAGGCAAGGCTGCAAGAGAAGAATTAGAGATGATTCTTGGGAGTAAAATATTTTTAGAGCTTTGGGTTAAAGTTAAAGAAAACTGGAGAGATAGAGAAAACTATATTCGCTCATTTGGATACGAAGATAAGTAG